The proteins below are encoded in one region of Aquisphaera giovannonii:
- a CDS encoding urease accessory protein UreF, translating into MRLLQLGDSALPVGAFSFSNGLESAVQAKVVRDAGGLEAFVRVAARASATTDGIALLEAFRAARDGDRPRVALADREAFGRKLNEEMRVMSVRMGRKLAEVAVKIAEAPGVEAWLGEIRRGETPGTYPVAQALASEALGLDEASAFAAHQYGVAAMMVNASMRLMRIGHMDAQAILRRVGDEAAAAYDEVRGRSLADMASFSPMVDVLAAAHVRASVRLFMN; encoded by the coding sequence ATGCGGCTGCTCCAGCTCGGCGACTCGGCGCTCCCCGTGGGCGCCTTCTCGTTCTCGAACGGCCTGGAGTCGGCGGTGCAGGCGAAGGTCGTCCGGGACGCGGGGGGCCTGGAGGCGTTCGTCAGGGTTGCGGCGAGGGCGTCCGCCACGACCGACGGCATCGCGCTCCTGGAGGCCTTCCGGGCGGCCCGCGACGGGGACCGACCGCGGGTGGCGCTCGCCGACCGCGAGGCGTTCGGCCGCAAGCTGAACGAGGAGATGCGGGTCATGTCCGTGCGGATGGGCCGCAAGCTGGCGGAGGTGGCCGTGAAGATCGCCGAGGCGCCCGGCGTCGAGGCGTGGCTGGGGGAGATCCGCCGCGGCGAGACCCCCGGCACGTACCCGGTGGCCCAGGCGCTCGCCTCCGAGGCGCTCGGCCTGGACGAGGCGTCGGCGTTCGCGGCGCACCAGTACGGCGTGGCGGCCATGATGGTGAACGCCTCGATGCGGCTCATGCGGATCGGCCACATGGACGCCCAGGCGATCCTCCGCAGGGTGGGCGACGAGGCCGCGGCCGCCTACGACGAGGTCCGCGGCCGGTCGCTCGCGGACATGGCGTCATTCTCCCCGATGGTCGACGTCCTGGCCGCCGCGCACGTCCGCGCCAGCGTCCGCCTCTTCATGAATTAG
- the ureE gene encoding urease accessory protein UreE (involved in the assembly of the urease metallocenter; possible nickel donor), which produces MLMVEKPVGNLADPSWADRLATATVDVLELDQWHAQKNRFRLKTRSGAEVAVALDRGSHLRDGDILGWDEGTKTAIAVRIRLQEVLVIHLDALLGEPAEALARTCFELGHALGNQHWPAIVKGTEVYVPLTVDRRVMDSVMRTHAFAGVTHEFRPGLEVIPFLAPHEARRLFGGADSTPHSHAKSYEQGRV; this is translated from the coding sequence ATGCTGATGGTCGAGAAGCCCGTCGGGAACCTCGCCGACCCCTCCTGGGCGGACCGCCTGGCCACGGCGACGGTGGACGTCCTCGAGCTGGACCAGTGGCACGCGCAGAAGAATCGATTCCGCCTGAAGACTCGCTCGGGCGCCGAGGTCGCCGTCGCTCTGGACCGGGGCTCGCACCTCCGAGACGGCGACATCCTCGGATGGGATGAGGGGACGAAGACGGCCATCGCCGTGCGGATCCGGCTCCAGGAGGTCCTGGTGATCCACCTGGACGCCCTCCTGGGCGAGCCGGCCGAGGCCCTCGCCCGGACCTGCTTCGAGCTCGGCCATGCGCTGGGCAACCAGCACTGGCCGGCGATCGTCAAGGGGACCGAGGTGTACGTCCCGCTCACCGTGGACCGCCGCGTGATGGACTCCGTGATGCGGACCCACGCCTTCGCCGGGGTCACGCACGAGTTCAGGCCGGGCCTCGAGGTCATCCCCTTCCTGGCCCCGCACGAGGCCCGCCGCCTCTTCGGCGGCGCGGACTCCACGCCCCACTCTCATGCGAAGTCTTATGAGCAGGGACGGGTATGA
- a CDS encoding urease subunit alpha: MHKLTRKQYADLYGPTVGDRIRLGDTDLFIEIERDLRVLGDELQYGGGKTLRDGMGSDNQLTQASGCLDLVITNVTVLDPIQGVVKADVGVRNGRIVGIGKAGNPSTMDHVTPGLSTGTATDAISGEHLILTAAGIDVHIHYICPQQAWAALSNGIGTLWGGGVGPTDGTNGVTSTNGPWNIEMMLRAADDFPINMGFHGKGNSTGIAPLVEQIRAGAASFKIHEDYGTTPATIRSCLRIADQYDVSVSIHTDTLNEAGYVEDSIAAFDGRTIHTYHSEGAGGGHAPDLLKVVGQPNVLPSSTNPTLPCGVNSVAELFDMIMVCHNLSPKIPSDVAFAESRVRGETIVAESVLHDLGAISMISSDSQAMGRVGETWLRTVQTADIMKKARGPLREDAHSGNDNQRVLRFVAKVTINPALTVGIADCLGSIEPGKMADLVLWEPAFFGAKPKMVLKGGMIAWASMGDPNASLPTCQPMMYRPMFAAHGSALHRTCVTFISREAHELGVAAKYGLKKLVRPVYGTRTLTKRNLVRNDFLPDINVDPQTFAVTVDGVHATVKPPTSIALNRLHFFG; the protein is encoded by the coding sequence ATGCACAAGCTCACGCGCAAGCAGTATGCCGATCTCTACGGGCCGACGGTCGGCGACCGGATCCGCCTGGGGGACACCGACCTCTTCATCGAGATCGAGCGGGACCTGCGGGTCCTCGGCGACGAGCTCCAGTACGGCGGCGGCAAGACCCTCCGCGACGGCATGGGCTCGGACAACCAGCTCACCCAGGCGTCCGGCTGCCTGGACCTGGTCATCACCAACGTCACCGTCCTGGACCCGATCCAGGGCGTCGTGAAGGCGGACGTCGGCGTCCGCAACGGCCGGATCGTCGGCATCGGCAAGGCGGGCAACCCGAGCACGATGGACCACGTCACGCCGGGGCTCTCCACCGGGACGGCCACGGACGCCATATCCGGGGAGCACCTGATCCTCACCGCCGCGGGCATCGACGTCCACATCCACTACATCTGCCCGCAGCAGGCCTGGGCCGCGCTCAGCAACGGCATCGGCACGCTCTGGGGGGGCGGGGTCGGCCCCACCGACGGCACCAACGGCGTGACCAGCACGAACGGCCCGTGGAACATCGAGATGATGCTCCGCGCCGCCGACGACTTCCCCATCAACATGGGCTTCCACGGCAAGGGGAACTCCACCGGCATCGCCCCGCTGGTGGAGCAGATCCGCGCCGGGGCCGCCAGCTTCAAGATCCACGAGGACTACGGCACCACCCCCGCCACGATCCGGTCCTGCCTGAGGATCGCCGACCAGTACGACGTCTCGGTGTCGATCCACACCGACACCCTGAACGAGGCCGGCTACGTGGAGGACTCGATCGCCGCCTTCGACGGCCGGACCATCCACACCTACCACAGCGAGGGGGCCGGCGGCGGCCACGCGCCGGACCTGCTGAAGGTCGTCGGCCAGCCGAACGTCCTGCCGAGCTCGACCAACCCGACCCTGCCCTGCGGCGTGAACTCGGTGGCCGAGCTGTTCGACATGATCATGGTCTGCCACAACCTCAGCCCCAAGATCCCCTCCGACGTCGCCTTCGCGGAGAGCCGGGTCCGCGGCGAGACGATCGTGGCCGAGAGCGTCCTGCACGACCTGGGCGCGATCTCGATGATCAGCAGCGACTCCCAGGCGATGGGCCGCGTCGGCGAGACCTGGCTGCGGACCGTGCAGACGGCCGACATCATGAAGAAGGCCCGCGGGCCGCTCCGCGAGGACGCCCACTCCGGCAACGACAACCAGCGGGTCCTCCGGTTCGTGGCCAAGGTCACGATCAACCCCGCGCTCACGGTGGGCATCGCGGACTGCCTGGGGTCGATCGAGCCGGGGAAGATGGCCGACCTGGTCCTCTGGGAGCCGGCCTTCTTCGGGGCCAAGCCCAAGATGGTCCTGAAGGGGGGCATGATCGCCTGGGCCAGCATGGGGGACCCGAACGCCTCGCTGCCGACCTGCCAGCCGATGATGTACCGGCCGATGTTCGCCGCCCACGGCTCGGCCCTGCATCGGACGTGCGTCACGTTCATCTCCAGGGAGGCCCACGAGCTGGGGGTCGCGGCGAAGTACGGCCTGAAGAAGCTCGTCCGGCCGGTCTACGGCACGAGGACGCTCACCAAGCGGAACCTCGTCCGCAACGACTTCCTCCCGGACATCAACGTGGACCCGCAGACCTTCGCCGTGACCGTGGACGGCGTGCACGCCACCGTGAAGCCGCCGACGTCGATCGCCCTGAATCGGCTGCACTTCTTCGGCTGA
- the ureB gene encoding urease subunit beta codes for MAETKKPEGGGEHEHEHGVGDWLRHPEAAPQAKSRSSAPVGGLIVADGEVTLNEGRTAISMKVRNTGDRPIQVGSHFHFFEANRALEFDRPEAFGLRLDIPSGTAIRFEPGDEKEVSLVPMGGKQHCYGFNNLVDGWTGGGGPASYRPNKITAVAKANELGFKSSEG; via the coding sequence ATGGCCGAGACGAAGAAACCGGAGGGCGGCGGGGAGCACGAGCATGAGCACGGCGTGGGCGACTGGCTCCGCCACCCCGAGGCGGCCCCGCAGGCGAAGAGCCGGTCCTCCGCGCCGGTCGGCGGCCTGATCGTCGCCGACGGCGAGGTCACGCTCAACGAGGGGCGCACGGCGATCAGCATGAAGGTCAGGAATACCGGCGACCGGCCCATCCAGGTCGGCTCGCACTTCCACTTCTTCGAGGCCAACCGGGCGCTCGAGTTCGACCGCCCCGAGGCCTTCGGGCTGCGGCTGGACATCCCCTCCGGCACCGCCATCCGCTTCGAGCCGGGGGACGAGAAGGAGGTCTCGCTCGTCCCGATGGGGGGCAAGCAGCACTGCTACGGCTTCAACAACCTCGTCGACGGCTGGACGGGCGGCGGCGGGCCGGCGAGCTACCGGCCCAACAAGATCACCGCCGTGGCGAAGGCGAACGAGCTGGGATTCAAGTCCTCCGAGGGCTGA
- a CDS encoding urease subunit gamma, with translation MHLTPREIEKLMIYQMADIAEKRKAKGLKLNHPETMAVLCATAMEGAREGKTVEEVMKDAAHVLTRDDVMEGVAEMIPFVQVEAIFDDGSRLVTIHDPIK, from the coding sequence ATGCACCTGACCCCGCGCGAGATCGAGAAGCTGATGATCTACCAGATGGCCGACATCGCCGAGAAGCGGAAGGCCAAGGGGTTGAAGCTGAACCACCCCGAGACCATGGCCGTCCTCTGCGCCACCGCGATGGAAGGGGCCCGCGAGGGCAAGACGGTGGAGGAAGTCATGAAGGACGCCGCGCACGTCCTGACCAGGGATGACGTCATGGAGGGCGTGGCGGAGATGATCCCCTTCGTCCAGGTGGAGGCCATCTTCGACGACGGCAGCCGGCTCGTGACGATCCACGACCCGATCAAGTGA
- a CDS encoding urea transporter, whose product MKGEPWRAALVVLRGVAQVMFQPNAATGLLFVAGLAVGSPLVAFGAVFGSMIGAGTALLCKFPRDDIEQGIYGFNSALVGVAPLVLLQPRPMTWLAIAIGCVLAAVVTRLCRRFAPFPTYTAPFVVVTWGLLLAIHGLAGHEIDAPAGPSPVSEGSLAGFFAEVLSGEAEVWLEASPLTGLLFLIGIALSDWRHATTAAIGSMAGTLLASYHRDPESSIALGLYGYNAALAAMAIWLARPSLVPVLLAAAISVPLTEFFPKSLGLPALTAPFVAASWIVLALIALDPYLQRRGTARP is encoded by the coding sequence ATGAAGGGCGAGCCCTGGAGGGCGGCCCTCGTCGTGCTCCGTGGCGTGGCGCAAGTGATGTTCCAGCCGAACGCTGCGACGGGACTCTTGTTCGTCGCCGGGCTGGCCGTGGGGTCGCCCCTCGTGGCGTTCGGTGCCGTATTCGGATCGATGATAGGCGCGGGGACAGCACTTTTGTGCAAGTTTCCACGTGACGATATCGAGCAAGGGATCTACGGGTTCAACTCGGCGCTGGTGGGCGTGGCGCCCCTGGTCCTCCTGCAGCCGAGGCCGATGACCTGGCTGGCCATCGCGATCGGCTGCGTGCTCGCGGCGGTCGTCACGCGACTCTGCCGTCGATTCGCGCCGTTCCCGACCTACACGGCGCCGTTCGTCGTGGTGACCTGGGGGCTGCTGCTGGCGATCCACGGGCTGGCGGGGCATGAGATCGACGCGCCGGCGGGCCCCTCGCCCGTCTCGGAAGGGTCGCTGGCCGGGTTCTTCGCCGAGGTCCTGTCGGGCGAGGCGGAGGTCTGGCTGGAGGCCAGCCCCCTGACGGGCCTGCTCTTCCTGATCGGCATCGCGCTGTCGGACTGGCGGCACGCGACGACGGCGGCCATCGGCTCCATGGCGGGCACGCTGCTGGCGTCCTACCACCGCGACCCGGAGTCGTCCATCGCGCTGGGCCTGTACGGTTACAACGCGGCGTTGGCGGCGATGGCGATCTGGCTGGCCCGGCCGTCGCTGGTCCCCGTGCTGCTGGCCGCGGCGATCTCCGTCCCGCTGACGGAATTCTTCCCGAAGTCCCTGGGACTGCCGGCCCTGACGGCCCCGTTCGTCGCGGCGTCGTGGATCGTCCTGGCCCTGATCGCCCTGGACCCGTACCTGCAGAGGCGCGGCACCGCGCGTCCATGA
- a CDS encoding porin yields the protein MHTPLVTPGRSRRRSWPAVPGLLGVLCGVAMAARAAAQDSPPAPPALPAGANLTVPSNAELAEELRRLRSEVAETRALRQELESLRGQIQSMNAAAAGSAARASDFNARGGAGTGGESLNFRNGSPADAGGREAAGTPGRYQSGTFGGDSDAEVQRYGLKGRYKYNDKATGPLGGGGYFHLGTEDDEFSLNITNQITVDGTFVDRTGLPTTEKGFNIPFARTFFYGNITKDFSYQVGTQGFLGTFNLLDLFMAWHINKYVTMRAGKGLTPPVYEYYAFTPALEPVITNSPLYQVAAKRPVGIMFNGMLWKERIQWWSGVTNSGTSLFGDLDRNVDYNGAVDLTPFRGEGWEDTVWEGLGGGVGFSAGDQQYLLQQQGVSISNNGESTTNPAFSTVLGVPFHSYDANVSADGMQSIFAPHIYWYGRFSVLAEYVNFSRELRDPTTVGRSTQRAYYVNLSYWLTGERDFRGNGFQGYSTVIPRRPFSPSNKEWGPGAWQLAAQWSEFNAGTGDFRRGFVDPATNASLMQNFMGGVNWWPNRYTRFSFDYVWTHFNSSIPLSGRSPVDGYQTFWMRFAMFF from the coding sequence ATGCACACCCCACTCGTCACGCCCGGGCGATCGCGGCGTCGATCGTGGCCCGCGGTCCCCGGGCTCCTCGGCGTGCTGTGCGGGGTTGCCATGGCCGCCCGGGCCGCCGCACAGGACTCGCCGCCGGCGCCACCGGCCCTCCCGGCGGGCGCCAACCTCACTGTACCGTCGAATGCGGAACTGGCCGAGGAATTGAGGCGGCTGCGCTCGGAGGTCGCGGAGACCCGCGCCCTGCGGCAGGAGCTCGAGAGCCTGCGCGGCCAGATCCAGTCCATGAACGCCGCCGCGGCCGGGTCGGCCGCGAGGGCCTCCGACTTCAACGCCCGGGGCGGCGCCGGAACGGGCGGCGAATCCCTGAACTTCCGCAACGGATCCCCGGCCGACGCCGGCGGCCGCGAGGCGGCGGGGACGCCGGGCCGGTACCAGTCCGGCACCTTCGGGGGCGATTCCGACGCGGAGGTCCAGCGGTACGGCCTGAAGGGACGCTACAAGTACAACGACAAGGCCACCGGCCCGCTCGGCGGCGGCGGCTACTTCCACCTCGGCACCGAGGACGACGAGTTCTCGCTCAACATCACCAACCAGATCACCGTCGACGGCACGTTCGTGGACAGGACCGGCCTGCCCACCACCGAGAAGGGCTTCAACATCCCCTTCGCCCGCACCTTCTTCTACGGCAACATCACCAAGGACTTCAGCTACCAGGTCGGCACGCAGGGGTTCCTCGGCACGTTCAACCTCCTGGACCTGTTCATGGCCTGGCACATCAACAAGTATGTCACCATGCGCGCCGGCAAGGGCCTGACGCCGCCCGTCTACGAGTACTATGCCTTCACTCCCGCGCTGGAGCCGGTCATCACCAACTCCCCCCTCTATCAGGTCGCCGCCAAACGCCCCGTCGGGATCATGTTCAACGGCATGCTGTGGAAGGAGCGGATCCAGTGGTGGTCCGGCGTCACCAACAGCGGGACCAGCCTCTTCGGCGACCTCGATCGCAACGTGGACTACAACGGCGCCGTGGACCTCACGCCGTTCCGCGGCGAGGGCTGGGAGGACACCGTCTGGGAGGGCCTGGGCGGCGGCGTCGGCTTCTCCGCGGGCGATCAGCAGTACCTCCTCCAGCAGCAGGGCGTGTCCATCTCCAACAACGGCGAGTCCACAACCAACCCGGCCTTCTCCACGGTGCTGGGCGTCCCCTTCCACTCGTACGACGCGAACGTCTCGGCCGACGGCATGCAGAGCATCTTCGCGCCGCACATCTACTGGTACGGCCGGTTCAGCGTCCTGGCCGAGTACGTCAACTTCAGCCGCGAGCTCCGTGATCCGACCACGGTCGGCCGGTCCACGCAGCGGGCCTACTACGTGAACCTCTCCTACTGGCTCACCGGCGAGCGCGACTTCCGGGGCAACGGCTTCCAGGGCTACTCCACGGTCATCCCCAGGCGCCCGTTCAGCCCGAGCAACAAGGAGTGGGGCCCCGGGGCCTGGCAGCTCGCCGCCCAGTGGTCGGAGTTCAACGCCGGGACCGGCGACTTCCGCCGGGGCTTCGTGGATCCCGCGACCAACGCCAGCCTGATGCAGAACTTCATGGGCGGCGTCAACTGGTGGCCCAACCGCTACACCCGCTTCAGTTTCGACTACGTCTGGACGCACTTCAACAGCAGCATCCCGCTGTCCGGCCGCAGCCCGGTGGACGGCTACCAGACGTTCTGGATGCGGTTCGCGATGTTCTTCTGA
- a CDS encoding DUF418 domain-containing protein — protein MPLDLQETAPEGDGPPIEPTMLDSEPAVAHEPAADLAPVAAAAAAAAPVTPEERLASVDTLRGLALLGILAMNIVGFGWPGAAYGDPLKGGGFDGSDRLIWFFNHLVFEEKMMTIFSMLFGAGLVLMGERAAARGASLRGVYYRRVLWLLAIGLVHSYLIWDGDVLVLYAQCGLFLYPFRRLSARALITIGVIFSLILIPIVLGFGLAIRGLERVTARVDAQVAAGKTPTRLDRRLRDLWVDDLQKELNPNPEQEKKDWDESMAVHRGGYAGIVKKRAVGLVFEQTFGFVLGGFFFAMSRMLLGMGLMKLGVFSAERSRAFYLEMVGLGYGIGLPLMVIDARELVRHAFRPEYLLNGGEFYNLFGSLVVAMGHVGLIMLLVQSGSLAWLTGRLAAVGRMALSNYLTHSIVCTTLFYGYGFGLFGQINRTGLAAIVLTIWIAQLLISPIWLKHFRFGPAEWLWRSLTYWKIQPM, from the coding sequence ATGCCGCTTGACCTGCAGGAAACGGCCCCGGAGGGGGATGGCCCGCCGATCGAGCCGACGATGCTCGACTCCGAACCGGCCGTCGCCCACGAGCCCGCGGCCGACCTGGCGCCCGTCGCCGCCGCCGCCGCCGCGGCCGCGCCGGTCACGCCCGAGGAGCGGCTCGCCTCCGTGGACACGCTCCGCGGCCTCGCCCTGCTGGGCATCCTGGCGATGAACATCGTCGGCTTCGGCTGGCCCGGCGCCGCCTACGGCGACCCGCTCAAGGGCGGCGGTTTCGACGGCAGCGACCGCCTGATCTGGTTCTTCAACCACCTGGTCTTCGAGGAGAAGATGATGACCATCTTCTCCATGCTCTTCGGCGCGGGGCTCGTGCTGATGGGCGAGCGGGCCGCGGCGCGGGGGGCCTCGCTCCGCGGGGTCTATTACCGCCGCGTCCTCTGGCTGCTGGCCATCGGCCTCGTCCATTCCTATCTCATCTGGGACGGCGACGTCCTGGTCCTATACGCACAGTGCGGCCTCTTCCTGTACCCCTTCCGCCGCCTCTCGGCGCGGGCCCTGATCACCATCGGCGTCATCTTCAGCCTGATCCTGATCCCGATCGTCCTGGGCTTCGGGCTGGCGATCCGGGGGCTGGAGCGCGTCACCGCGCGGGTGGACGCCCAGGTCGCGGCCGGAAAGACGCCCACGCGGCTGGACAGGCGGCTCCGCGACCTTTGGGTGGACGACCTCCAGAAGGAGCTCAACCCGAACCCCGAGCAGGAGAAGAAGGACTGGGACGAGTCGATGGCCGTCCACCGCGGGGGCTATGCCGGGATCGTGAAGAAACGCGCCGTTGGCCTGGTCTTCGAGCAGACGTTCGGCTTCGTGCTCGGCGGCTTCTTCTTCGCGATGTCGCGGATGCTCCTGGGCATGGGCCTGATGAAGCTCGGCGTCTTCTCGGCGGAGCGGTCGCGGGCGTTCTACCTGGAGATGGTGGGCCTCGGCTACGGCATCGGGCTCCCGCTGATGGTCATCGACGCCCGCGAGCTTGTCCGCCACGCGTTCCGGCCCGAGTACCTGCTCAACGGCGGCGAGTTCTACAACCTCTTCGGCAGCCTGGTCGTCGCGATGGGCCACGTCGGGCTGATCATGCTGCTCGTGCAGTCGGGCTCGCTCGCCTGGCTGACCGGCCGCCTGGCCGCCGTCGGCCGGATGGCCCTCTCGAACTACCTGACGCACTCGATCGTCTGCACGACGCTCTTCTACGGCTACGGCTTCGGCCTCTTCGGCCAGATCAACCGCACCGGCCTCGCCGCCATCGTCCTGACCATCTGGATCGCCCAACTGCTCATCAGCCCGATCTGGCTGAAGCACTTCCGCTTCGGCCCCGCCGAATGGCTCTGGCGGTCGCTGACGTACTGGAAAATCCAGCCGATGTGA
- a CDS encoding radical SAM protein has protein sequence MERPQRHRLLHGYPLAAAMPILKGDEPAPVLEHDPSRTLLVGVLPHPFCSPAVAGCGFCTFPHERFDRRGAESTIADVIREIDARLSADPTLAGRPVAGLYFGGGTANLSPPGPFRELCRTLAQSFDLSGAEVTLEGVPAAFLGRKDRLVDILRDEFPARHVRLSMGIQTFDEVRLKQMGRLAFGAAATFREVVELAHERGFTASADLLINLPGQSPDAMREDVENAVALGLDGICVYHLVLFEGLGTEWSRDRELVETLPDNEAAARNLAGVRAVLLDRGFVPTTLTNFERRELNATDRRFVYEELSFAADFPDILGFGPSGISFAGDAHSAVKVMNPTTAASYGAAIERGGPPWERAFRYTLDDRKVLHLARRLAALRIERPAYARAFGTDLIDDFWDELSALVDEGLLTVGDGAIEPTPRGLFYADSVAGLFSRKPRIATLGPRRRARRRHLAAMDEGNAPAHM, from the coding sequence ATGGAGCGGCCCCAGAGGCATCGGCTTCTGCACGGGTATCCGCTGGCGGCGGCGATGCCGATCCTCAAGGGCGACGAGCCGGCGCCGGTGCTCGAGCACGACCCGTCGCGGACGCTCCTGGTCGGCGTGCTGCCGCATCCGTTCTGCTCACCGGCGGTGGCGGGGTGCGGGTTCTGCACGTTCCCGCACGAGCGTTTCGACCGGCGCGGGGCGGAGTCCACGATCGCGGACGTGATCCGGGAGATCGATGCCCGACTCTCGGCCGATCCGACGCTGGCGGGCCGGCCGGTCGCGGGGCTCTACTTCGGGGGCGGCACGGCGAACCTGAGCCCGCCGGGGCCCTTCCGCGAGCTCTGCCGGACGCTCGCGCAGTCGTTCGACCTGTCGGGCGCGGAGGTGACGCTGGAGGGCGTACCCGCCGCGTTCCTGGGCCGGAAGGACCGGCTCGTGGACATCCTCCGCGACGAGTTCCCCGCCCGGCACGTCCGGCTCAGCATGGGGATCCAGACGTTCGACGAGGTGAGGCTGAAGCAGATGGGCCGGCTCGCTTTCGGTGCCGCGGCGACCTTTCGCGAGGTCGTCGAGCTGGCCCACGAGCGGGGCTTCACCGCGTCCGCCGACCTGCTGATCAACCTCCCGGGCCAGTCGCCCGACGCGATGCGCGAGGACGTCGAGAACGCCGTCGCGCTGGGCCTCGACGGGATCTGCGTCTACCACCTCGTCCTCTTCGAGGGCCTCGGCACCGAATGGTCGCGAGACCGGGAACTCGTCGAGACGCTCCCGGACAACGAGGCCGCGGCGCGGAACCTGGCGGGGGTGCGCGCGGTCCTGCTCGATCGCGGCTTCGTCCCGACGACGCTGACGAACTTCGAGCGACGCGAGTTGAACGCGACCGATCGCCGGTTCGTCTACGAGGAGCTCAGCTTCGCGGCCGACTTCCCGGACATCCTCGGCTTCGGGCCCTCGGGCATCTCGTTCGCGGGCGATGCCCATTCGGCGGTCAAGGTCATGAACCCGACGACCGCCGCCTCGTACGGCGCCGCGATCGAGCGCGGCGGGCCGCCCTGGGAGCGGGCCTTTCGATACACGCTCGATGACCGCAAGGTCCTCCACCTGGCCCGCCGCCTCGCCGCCCTCCGGATCGAGCGGCCTGCGTACGCGCGGGCCTTCGGCACCGACCTCATCGACGACTTCTGGGACGAGCTCTCCGCCCTGGTGGACGAGGGCCTGCTCACCGTGGGCGACGGTGCCATCGAGCCGACCCCGCGCGGGCTCTTCTACGCCGACTCCGTCGCCGGACTCTTCTCGCGGAAGCCCCGGATCGCCACCCTCGGCCCCCGCCGCCGCGCCCGTCGTCGGCACCTGGCGGCCATGGACGAGGGCAACGCACCGGCCCACATGTGA